A single window of Vibrio stylophorae DNA harbors:
- a CDS encoding FixH family protein: MEQPWYRQFWPWVLIALPLSVVCASFFTLWLFQNNPVAMVVDDYYKKGKAINQDLSKRERALNLAIEARFWQEGTQGVLTLQSKHRLPADAINIQLVHRTLDQQDVSFLMNKNGLQQYRIDLPEDIKGPWSIILKAHDDSWMIRHPLTFPIETPIQFNALSEVNTQPSTL, encoded by the coding sequence ATGGAGCAGCCTTGGTATCGACAATTTTGGCCTTGGGTACTCATTGCCCTGCCACTGTCTGTGGTTTGCGCCAGTTTCTTTACACTGTGGCTTTTTCAAAACAATCCAGTAGCGATGGTCGTTGATGACTACTACAAAAAAGGAAAAGCCATCAATCAAGATCTCAGCAAACGCGAACGCGCTCTTAATCTCGCGATTGAAGCGCGCTTTTGGCAAGAAGGAACACAAGGTGTTTTAACCCTGCAAAGCAAGCATCGCTTACCTGCAGATGCGATCAACATTCAGTTAGTTCATCGCACACTTGATCAGCAAGATGTGTCTTTTTTGATGAATAAAAATGGCTTGCAGCAATATCGCATTGATTTACCCGAAGACATCAAAGGCCCTTGGTCCATCATATTAAAAGCACATGATGATAGCTGGATGATTCGTCATCCTCTAACTTTCCCCATTGAAACGCCGATTCAGTTTAATGCGCTATCAGAGGTTAATACCCAGCCCAGCACGCTGTAG
- a CDS encoding glucosaminidase domain-containing protein: MSRKLVSRILLFVAIISAGLLKWCMDASQVGALKMPQAFSADTPIPDFSAIQVIHDRKYRFFSYLLPAIEAENARIMDNRQVLESLLATLNAGGTISGAISEEVIALAAVYGLELERIDAQTLNELLIRVAPIPTEMVMIQAANESGWGTSRFAREGNNYFGQWCYSAGCGLVPNQRASGSRHEVRLFSSPYESVHSYFMNINTHAAYQALREKRAKLMASQEPVTAQALIATLSAYSERGQAYIDALLSMIRHNQQILDEVLNPSVDKEIGPQA, translated from the coding sequence ATGAGTCGTAAGCTTGTTTCCCGCATTCTACTCTTTGTCGCGATCATCAGCGCGGGATTGTTGAAATGGTGTATGGATGCAAGTCAGGTTGGGGCATTGAAGATGCCCCAAGCCTTTTCAGCGGATACGCCTATTCCTGATTTTTCAGCCATTCAAGTGATTCACGATCGAAAATATCGTTTTTTCTCTTATTTATTGCCGGCCATTGAAGCTGAAAATGCGCGCATCATGGATAACCGACAAGTGCTTGAATCGTTACTGGCAACACTCAATGCGGGTGGGACGATTAGTGGCGCGATTAGCGAAGAGGTGATTGCGCTCGCTGCGGTTTATGGGCTTGAACTTGAGCGAATTGATGCGCAGACCCTAAATGAACTTCTGATACGCGTGGCGCCTATTCCCACTGAAATGGTGATGATTCAAGCCGCCAATGAGTCAGGATGGGGGACTTCGCGTTTTGCGCGTGAAGGCAATAATTACTTTGGACAATGGTGCTATAGCGCAGGCTGCGGCCTTGTACCCAATCAGCGTGCCAGTGGCTCGCGACATGAGGTTCGGTTGTTCTCTTCGCCCTATGAGTCAGTTCATAGCTATTTTATGAATATTAATACCCATGCTGCTTACCAAGCATTACGCGAAAAACGCGCAAAGCTGATGGCCAGTCAAGAGCCGGTCACCGCTCAGGCGCTTATTGCGACACTTTCAGCCTATTCTGAGCGTGGGCAAGCCTATATTGATGCGCTTTTGTCGATGATTCGTCATAACCAGCAAATTTTGGATGAAGTACTCAATCCATCTGTAGACAAAGAGATAGGTCCGCAAGCCTAA
- a CDS encoding cbb3-type cytochrome oxidase subunit 3 gives MITIHIIWTLAVMAIYLGIVAWAYDKKNKKSFDKVAKSILNTQEQEHD, from the coding sequence ATGATCACCATTCACATCATTTGGACGCTTGCCGTCATGGCGATTTATCTTGGCATTGTTGCTTGGGCATACGATAAAAAGAACAAAAAATCCTTTGATAAGGTTGCCAAAAGTATTTTAAACACACAGGAGCAAGAACATGACTAG
- the ccoO gene encoding cytochrome-c oxidase, cbb3-type subunit II, with amino-acid sequence MSNRHEFVEKRLGLLAFLIVIVISFGALVEILPLMFQRNLAEPVRNLKPYNALELAGRDVYIREGCNVCHSQMIRPFRAETERYGHYSVAGESVWEHPFLWGSKRTGPDLARVGGRYSDEWHRLHLIDPRSMVPESNMPGFPWLADASLDPKLIQKKMAIFRVHFNVPYQQTDIDLAPQLTQGKTEMDALIAYLQSLGHAMPAPARQQLREAQ; translated from the coding sequence ATGAGCAATCGACATGAATTTGTAGAAAAGCGCCTCGGCCTGCTCGCCTTTTTGATCGTCATCGTGATCAGCTTTGGTGCCTTGGTCGAGATTTTGCCCTTAATGTTTCAGCGCAATCTTGCCGAACCGGTACGTAATCTCAAGCCCTATAACGCACTCGAATTAGCGGGCCGAGATGTCTATATTCGCGAAGGATGTAATGTTTGTCATAGCCAAATGATTCGACCATTTCGCGCCGAAACAGAGCGTTATGGCCACTATTCAGTGGCTGGTGAAAGTGTCTGGGAGCATCCATTTTTGTGGGGTTCAAAAAGAACAGGTCCCGATTTAGCGCGTGTTGGTGGCCGATATTCCGATGAATGGCATCGCCTGCATTTAATTGATCCGCGTAGTATGGTTCCTGAGTCCAATATGCCTGGATTTCCATGGCTGGCGGATGCGTCTTTAGACCCAAAGCTGATTCAGAAAAAAATGGCAATATTTCGCGTTCACTTCAATGTGCCCTATCAGCAAACTGACATAGATTTAGCCCCGCAACTTACCCAAGGCAAAACCGAAATGGATGCGCTGATCGCTTATTTACAATCCTTAGGACACGCGATGCCAGCCCCCGCACGTCAGCAGCTTAGGGAGGCACAATGA
- the ccoN gene encoding cytochrome-c oxidase, cbb3-type subunit I, protein MAIEKQAQSIPYNYRVVRYFTLMTVVWGLFGMLVGVYIAAQLVWPELNFDTPWLTYSRLRPLHTNAVIFAFGTCALMGTSFYVAQRTCQTTLFGGPLAEIVFWGWQAIILSAAITLPMGWTSSKEYAELEWPIDIAIAIVWVAYAVVFFGTLAKRKTSHIYVANWFYGAFIITLAVLHIVNSLAIPVSFSKSYSIYAGAVDAMVQWWYGHNAVGFLLTAGFLGMMYYFVPKQAERPIYSYRLSIIHFWALISLYIWAGPHHLHYTALPDWTQSLGMVMSLILFVPSWGGMINGIMTLSGAWHKLKTDPILRFLVVALSFYGMSTFEGPMMSIKTVNALSHYTDWTIGHVHSGALGWVAMITIGATYHLIPKLFGQSRMYSVAWVNAHFWLATIGTVIYIVAMWFSGVMQGLMWNEVNDDGTLTYSFVDSLQASYPYYFARFIGGVVIVAGMVLMLINTYKTITAPRGSLTQLTPEAA, encoded by the coding sequence ATGGCAATTGAGAAGCAGGCGCAATCAATACCCTATAATTATCGCGTCGTTCGTTACTTCACCCTCATGACAGTGGTCTGGGGACTATTTGGTATGCTGGTTGGCGTTTATATTGCAGCGCAGCTAGTTTGGCCCGAACTTAATTTTGATACACCTTGGCTGACCTACAGTCGTCTTCGTCCGCTTCATACCAATGCAGTTATTTTCGCATTTGGGACCTGCGCTTTAATGGGCACCTCTTTCTATGTGGCTCAACGTACCTGCCAAACTACCTTATTTGGCGGCCCTTTAGCCGAGATTGTATTTTGGGGCTGGCAAGCGATCATTCTTTCAGCGGCAATTACATTGCCCATGGGTTGGACATCCAGTAAGGAATACGCAGAGCTCGAATGGCCCATTGATATTGCCATTGCCATCGTCTGGGTCGCTTATGCCGTGGTCTTTTTTGGCACACTGGCCAAACGGAAAACCTCTCATATTTATGTCGCTAACTGGTTCTATGGCGCCTTTATCATCACGTTAGCGGTGCTACATATCGTCAACAGTCTGGCAATTCCTGTTTCATTTTCAAAGTCTTACTCCATTTATGCTGGCGCCGTAGATGCCATGGTGCAATGGTGGTACGGTCATAATGCGGTTGGTTTTCTGCTCACAGCAGGCTTTCTCGGCATGATGTATTACTTTGTGCCCAAACAAGCAGAGCGGCCTATCTACTCTTACCGTTTATCGATCATTCACTTTTGGGCCTTAATCTCGCTCTATATTTGGGCTGGTCCGCATCATCTACACTACACCGCACTCCCTGATTGGACGCAATCTTTGGGCATGGTGATGTCTTTAATTCTTTTTGTCCCTTCTTGGGGCGGGATGATTAACGGCATCATGACGCTTTCTGGTGCATGGCATAAACTCAAAACCGACCCTATTCTTCGCTTCTTGGTTGTCGCGCTTTCCTTCTACGGCATGTCCACTTTTGAAGGCCCGATGATGTCGATTAAAACCGTCAATGCGCTATCGCATTACACCGATTGGACCATTGGCCATGTTCACTCAGGCGCTTTAGGTTGGGTAGCGATGATCACCATTGGCGCGACTTATCATTTAATTCCAAAGCTCTTTGGTCAATCACGCATGTATTCAGTGGCTTGGGTTAACGCGCATTTTTGGCTCGCCACCATAGGCACAGTGATCTATATCGTCGCGATGTGGTTCTCGGGAGTGATGCAAGGTCTGATGTGGAATGAAGTCAATGACGATGGCACCTTAACCTATAGCTTTGTCGACTCACTGCAAGCCTCTTATCCCTACTATTTTGCTCGCTTTATTGGCGGTGTGGTGATTGTCGCAGGCATGGTGCTCATGCTGATTAACACCTACAAAACCATCACAGCGCCGCGCGGCAGTCTCACTCAACTCACACCGGAGGCGGCATGA
- the ccoS gene encoding cbb3-type cytochrome oxidase assembly protein CcoS has translation MSSLFILIPIAIVFVTIAILVFLWAVRHDQFEDLTRQGQSILWERDEDLEKPQRSKESPR, from the coding sequence ATGTCCAGCCTCTTTATCCTAATCCCCATCGCCATTGTGTTTGTCACCATCGCCATTTTGGTGTTCCTGTGGGCGGTCCGCCATGACCAATTTGAAGACTTAACGCGTCAAGGGCAAAGCATTCTTTGGGAACGCGATGAGGATTTAGAAAAGCCGCAAAGGTCAAAGGAGTCGCCGAGATGA
- a CDS encoding sulfite exporter TauE/SafE family protein, translating to MIAEYLFPAFLIGLMATPHCVSMCGAIGGCVSQSVNQQYTGPFYSYMLLFNLGRILSYAIAGILIATLLGSIGTLTEPLRGLLWLRLLAALILLGMALHMAGLSRWILWLEQLGKPLWRRVQPHTQGLLPIQNHRNALLLGMLWGWLPCGMVYSTLSFSAASGSAVTGGLAMFLFGLGTIPALIFVASSAKLIATLREMHWLKRIISYFLALYAIFLGYKIITQLI from the coding sequence ATGATCGCCGAATATTTATTCCCTGCTTTTTTGATTGGGCTGATGGCAACGCCGCATTGCGTAAGCATGTGCGGCGCTATTGGCGGTTGTGTCAGCCAAAGCGTGAATCAGCAATACACAGGGCCATTTTACAGCTATATGCTGCTTTTTAATCTCGGGCGCATTTTGAGCTATGCCATCGCTGGTATTTTGATTGCGACCCTGCTGGGTTCTATTGGCACACTCACAGAGCCGCTTCGAGGGCTACTTTGGCTTCGACTGCTCGCCGCGCTGATTTTATTGGGCATGGCACTACATATGGCGGGACTGAGTCGATGGATCCTTTGGCTTGAGCAACTGGGTAAGCCACTATGGCGACGAGTACAGCCTCATACACAAGGGTTGCTGCCTATCCAAAATCACAGAAATGCACTTTTACTTGGCATGCTTTGGGGATGGCTCCCCTGCGGTATGGTCTATTCAACATTAAGTTTTAGCGCGGCATCTGGCTCAGCTGTAACGGGTGGTTTGGCGATGTTTCTCTTTGGTTTAGGGACCATTCCAGCGCTTATTTTTGTTGCCAGCTCAGCAAAACTGATTGCAACTTTGCGTGAAATGCATTGGCTAAAACGTATAATTTCTTATTTTTTAGCGCTTTACGCTATTTTTCTTGGTTATAAGATCATCACTCAGTTAATCTAG
- a CDS encoding FNR family transcription factor — protein MSQEKISTKRIQSGGCPIQCHDCSISQLCIPFTLSETELNQLDQIIERKKPIQKGEGLFKAGSELKSLYAIRSGTIKSYTITEQGDEQITAFHLAGDLVGFDAINQMRHPSFAQALETSMVCEIPYETLDDLSGKMPKLRQQIMRLMSSEIKSDQDMILLLSKKNAEERLAAFLYNLSLRFSQRGFSPREFRLTMTRGDIGNYLGLTVETISRLLGRFQKSEILKVKGKYITILDSQELAQLAGAVKNQI, from the coding sequence ATGAGCCAAGAGAAAATTTCAACAAAGCGCATTCAATCAGGCGGTTGCCCGATCCAATGCCATGATTGCAGTATCAGCCAGCTTTGTATTCCTTTCACCTTAAGTGAAACGGAATTGAACCAGCTTGATCAGATTATCGAGCGTAAAAAGCCGATTCAAAAAGGCGAAGGTCTATTTAAAGCTGGTAGCGAGTTGAAATCTCTCTATGCGATTCGCTCTGGTACCATCAAAAGTTACACCATCACAGAACAAGGTGATGAGCAGATCACTGCGTTTCACCTTGCGGGCGATTTAGTGGGCTTTGATGCGATTAACCAGATGCGCCACCCAAGCTTTGCACAAGCTCTAGAAACATCTATGGTGTGTGAAATTCCTTACGAAACCTTGGATGACTTATCAGGGAAAATGCCAAAACTTCGCCAACAAATCATGCGTTTGATGAGTAGCGAAATTAAAAGCGACCAAGATATGATCCTGCTGCTTTCAAAGAAAAACGCAGAAGAGCGTCTTGCCGCATTTCTTTACAACCTTTCTCTTCGCTTTTCACAGCGTGGTTTCTCGCCACGTGAATTCCGTTTAACCATGACACGTGGTGATATCGGTAACTATTTGGGGCTCACTGTTGAGACGATTAGTCGTCTTTTAGGTCGTTTCCAAAAATCTGAAATTCTCAAGGTAAAAGGCAAATACATCACCATCTTAGATAGCCAAGAGCTTGCGCAACTTGCTGGCGCGGTGAAAAATCAAATCTAA
- the ttcA gene encoding tRNA 2-thiocytidine(32) synthetase TtcA, with protein sequence MNQKDTRKETLEFNKLQKRLRRHVGSAIHDYNMIEENDVVMACISGGKDSFAMLDILLSLQKAAPIKFDVVAVNLDQKQPGFPEHILPEYFESLNIPYYIVDKDTYSVVKEKVPEGKTTCGLCSRLRRGTLYSFAEKIGATKLALGHHMDDIVETMFLNMFHGSRLKAMPPKLRSDDGRNVVIRPLTYCREKDLIKFAEHKEFPIIPCNLCGSQENLQRQAIKAMLVEWDKKTPGRVECIFKSLQNVSPSQLADRNLFDFVNLPLDRDGARDEYEFNEATVSSTNIDESMFIDVTNI encoded by the coding sequence ATGAATCAAAAAGATACAAGAAAAGAAACCCTTGAATTCAACAAGCTCCAAAAGCGTTTGCGCAGACATGTTGGCAGCGCCATTCATGACTACAACATGATTGAAGAGAATGATGTGGTGATGGCATGTATTAGTGGTGGCAAAGATTCATTTGCAATGCTTGATATTCTGCTGAGCCTACAAAAAGCGGCGCCGATTAAGTTTGATGTCGTTGCGGTCAACTTGGATCAAAAACAGCCCGGTTTTCCTGAGCATATTTTGCCTGAGTACTTCGAAAGCCTAAATATTCCTTATTACATCGTGGATAAGGATACTTACTCAGTCGTTAAAGAGAAGGTGCCAGAAGGCAAAACTACCTGTGGCCTATGCTCGCGTCTACGTCGTGGCACACTGTATTCATTCGCTGAGAAAATTGGCGCGACCAAGCTGGCACTGGGCCATCATATGGATGATATCGTAGAGACGATGTTCCTCAATATGTTCCATGGCTCTCGACTCAAAGCGATGCCGCCTAAATTGCGCTCTGATGATGGTCGAAATGTGGTGATCCGTCCTTTGACCTATTGCCGTGAAAAAGATCTGATCAAATTTGCTGAGCACAAAGAATTTCCAATTATTCCATGTAACCTGTGCGGCTCTCAAGAAAACCTACAGCGCCAAGCGATTAAAGCGATGTTGGTTGAGTGGGACAAGAAAACCCCTGGTCGTGTTGAGTGTATTTTTAAATCGCTACAAAACGTTAGTCCAAGTCAGCTTGCCGATCGTAATTTGTTTGATTTCGTCAATTTGCCATTGGATCGAGATGGTGCGCGTGATGAGTATGAGTTTAATGAAGCAACGGTGTCATCGACCAACATCGATGAATCCATGTTTATTGATGTGACCAATATTTAA
- the ccoP gene encoding cytochrome-c oxidase, cbb3-type subunit III produces the protein MSHFWSLWIILITVITLVGCALLLYWCTKDHTGVPPGQSMGHQFDGIEELNTPLPKWWTFLFWATLVFAVVYLILYPGLGNWKGLFQWQSSHQQATSVEQAAQMQRTAKQNQVYVQYDQELDQAKTRFEPVFNQLALQGDSVTPQSFESMAKNPNAMDVGQRLFTQNCAQCHGNQARGQLGFPNLTDTDWLYGGEPEHILLTLRHGRQAEMPAQQNELSDAQIQDVTNYALSLSGRRVNQQSAIRGQQVFQQVCAVCHGTDGAGNIALGAPNLTDQIWLYGGSKQQVEQSIRYGRQGMMPAWSSILGEAKIQLLGAYVWQLSQPMALAQIQTTQDENLSDIDDEQVISEE, from the coding sequence ATGAGTCATTTTTGGAGCCTGTGGATCATTTTAATTACTGTCATTACCCTTGTTGGCTGCGCTTTACTTCTCTATTGGTGCACCAAAGATCATACCGGCGTGCCACCAGGCCAATCCATGGGCCATCAATTTGATGGCATTGAAGAGCTCAATACACCGCTTCCCAAATGGTGGACATTTCTATTTTGGGCAACGCTAGTTTTTGCTGTGGTTTATCTCATTCTCTATCCTGGCCTTGGTAACTGGAAGGGATTATTCCAATGGCAAAGTTCACACCAACAAGCCACGTCCGTAGAGCAAGCCGCGCAAATGCAACGCACGGCAAAACAAAACCAAGTCTATGTGCAATACGACCAAGAGCTGGATCAAGCCAAGACACGCTTCGAGCCAGTCTTTAATCAATTAGCCCTTCAAGGTGACAGTGTCACGCCGCAATCTTTTGAATCCATGGCTAAAAACCCAAATGCCATGGATGTGGGACAGCGTTTATTTACTCAAAACTGCGCCCAGTGCCATGGCAATCAAGCACGTGGCCAACTAGGTTTTCCAAATTTAACGGATACAGATTGGCTTTATGGTGGCGAGCCTGAGCATATTTTGTTGACGCTTCGCCATGGTCGTCAGGCTGAGATGCCTGCACAGCAAAACGAACTGAGTGATGCCCAGATTCAAGATGTTACCAATTATGCACTAAGTCTTTCTGGACGACGGGTTAACCAACAATCGGCCATTCGTGGCCAACAAGTCTTTCAACAGGTCTGCGCGGTTTGTCATGGGACCGATGGCGCCGGAAATATCGCTTTGGGCGCGCCCAATTTAACTGATCAAATCTGGCTTTATGGCGGAAGTAAACAGCAAGTTGAACAATCCATCCGTTATGGTCGCCAAGGAATGATGCCTGCGTGGTCGAGTATTTTAGGTGAAGCCAAAATTCAATTGCTCGGCGCTTATGTCTGGCAACTCAGCCAACCCATGGCGCTGGCACAAATCCAAACAACACAAGATGAAAATTTATCCGATATAGATGACGAGCAAGTCATCAGCGAGGAGTAA
- the uspE gene encoding universal stress protein UspE — translation MKKYNNILVVADVSQEHQPALSRAIHLASCGDNAKLTFFLSIYDFSYEMTSMLSAYERQAMRNGVIQQRELWLKELVEQHDVSGIDIEVKVVWHNRPYEAIIQQVFEGDHNLVIKATHAHDKLGSIIFTPTDWHLLRKCPCPVLLAKAHTWPEHGQILAAVNLAADDETHEDLNDKIVNEAKAVATLVNGEVNLVNAYPATPVNITIELPEFDHNTYADAVRGHHLVTMKALRQKHHIEQARAYVEEGLPEDVIPAVAEEIDAGLVVLGTIGRTGLSATFIGNTAEHTIDKLNCDLLALKPMGYISPLAPKID, via the coding sequence ATGAAGAAGTACAACAATATTTTGGTCGTTGCTGACGTCTCGCAAGAGCACCAACCCGCGCTCTCCCGCGCTATCCATCTCGCATCCTGTGGAGATAATGCGAAACTCACATTCTTTCTATCAATCTATGATTTTTCCTATGAGATGACCTCAATGCTCTCCGCCTATGAGCGCCAAGCCATGCGTAATGGCGTGATTCAGCAGCGTGAGCTCTGGTTAAAAGAGTTGGTCGAGCAACATGATGTTTCCGGCATCGATATCGAAGTCAAAGTGGTTTGGCACAATCGCCCCTATGAGGCCATTATTCAGCAGGTCTTTGAAGGCGACCATAATCTGGTGATTAAAGCGACTCATGCGCACGATAAGCTTGGTTCGATTATTTTCACCCCGACCGATTGGCATTTACTGCGTAAGTGTCCTTGCCCGGTTCTGCTTGCGAAAGCCCATACTTGGCCAGAGCACGGACAGATCCTCGCCGCCGTCAACTTGGCTGCTGATGATGAAACCCACGAAGATCTCAACGACAAAATCGTCAATGAAGCCAAAGCGGTGGCCACCTTGGTCAATGGCGAGGTGAACTTGGTCAATGCCTACCCAGCGACACCGGTTAATATCACCATTGAGCTTCCAGAGTTTGACCATAACACCTACGCTGATGCGGTACGTGGCCATCATCTAGTGACCATGAAAGCCTTAAGACAAAAACATCATATCGAACAAGCACGCGCCTATGTTGAAGAAGGATTACCAGAAGATGTGATCCCTGCAGTCGCGGAAGAGATTGATGCTGGACTTGTGGTTCTAGGCACAATCGGGAGAACGGGTTTATCGGCAACCTTTATCGGCAATACGGCTGAGCACACCATTGATAAGCTCAATTGCGATCTACTGGCGCTTAAACCCATGGGCTACATCAGCCCTCTTGCGCCTAAAATTGATTAA
- a CDS encoding heavy metal translocating P-type ATPase — MSSDRCYHCQSSILSGVHIEQVIDGQGRFFCCHGCQQVSQLIHHHQLETYYTQRDATPQKVESIDRTQFLDFDIPEIQSEFVTFHPSIDEKTQASTTLSLFNIHCTACAWLIERYINTLKGIVDVQVNLTTARAHLRWQYGDILLSEILYQFAALGYPAKPFDQIEEEQINLKQSKAMLIRLGIAALASMQVMMIAIALYFLPDQSDAFHTYLRYVSLIFATPVLLYAAWPFYLNAYRALQFRQLNMDVPISLALLLAYIASAYATFTQSGEVYFESIAMFVFFLLLGRFLEQKARYQAAAQTSQLMTRMPKKARCKDGTFRLVHQLAPQDIVVVKPGERITADGIIVCGQSDVDQSILTGEPTRFLCAEGDTLYAGSTNGQGYLEIKVERPYTQWQINQIQQIQQQAQQRKSNQLRQADIIARYFVAAVLAIALFAFIFWSYQSDIDSAIWITLAILVATCPCALALAAPTALTCAQSQMQRLGLLVKHQQAVETLSQVDCWLMDKTGTLTQGEMQLESLNILDSRYSEDEVLNLIANLESHSQHPIATAFSQVQRSESQFEQPTIHPSQGISGLLHGQCWRFGHGTWLRQFVTASLNTSQLHLCCDAKLIASVTLCDPLRAGAQTFIHELKQQSRYMQIISGDHISQVEKIAKQLGISRYQGSCTPTQKLEQLQQLSTSYITAMIGDGINDAPVLAGAHLSFAMAAGTELSQQQADIIVLNTDLSAIAHAVQLAKRTQRIMRQNTAWAIGYNLTVLPLAFMGLLAPYIAVIGMSASSLLVLMNSLRLLRAKQLTQPIKAASLCPASLS; from the coding sequence ATGAGTTCAGACCGTTGTTATCACTGCCAATCTTCGATTCTTTCTGGCGTTCATATCGAGCAAGTTATCGATGGACAAGGCCGCTTTTTTTGCTGTCATGGTTGCCAGCAAGTTTCGCAACTTATTCACCACCATCAGCTTGAGACCTATTACACTCAGCGCGATGCCACGCCGCAAAAAGTTGAGTCCATCGATCGCACACAATTTTTGGATTTTGACATTCCAGAAATACAAAGCGAATTTGTTACTTTCCATCCATCTATCGATGAAAAAACACAAGCATCAACCACCCTGTCACTTTTCAATATCCATTGCACAGCTTGCGCTTGGCTCATTGAACGTTACATCAACACACTAAAAGGTATTGTGGACGTTCAGGTGAATTTAACCACTGCGCGTGCGCACCTTCGTTGGCAATATGGAGACATTTTACTGAGTGAAATTCTCTATCAATTTGCCGCTTTGGGTTACCCAGCGAAGCCCTTTGATCAAATTGAAGAAGAACAGATTAACCTCAAACAAAGTAAAGCCATGCTCATTCGACTTGGTATCGCCGCCCTTGCCAGCATGCAAGTCATGATGATCGCGATCGCACTGTACTTTCTGCCCGACCAAAGTGATGCATTTCATACCTATTTGCGCTATGTCAGCTTAATCTTTGCCACGCCAGTCCTGTTATATGCTGCCTGGCCCTTTTATCTCAATGCCTATCGCGCACTGCAATTTAGACAGCTCAATATGGATGTCCCTATCTCGCTTGCCTTACTTCTTGCCTATATCGCCAGCGCTTATGCGACATTCACGCAATCAGGCGAGGTCTATTTTGAGTCCATTGCGATGTTTGTATTCTTTTTATTGCTTGGCCGATTTCTCGAGCAGAAGGCGCGATATCAAGCTGCCGCGCAAACCTCTCAACTAATGACACGCATGCCCAAAAAAGCGCGCTGCAAAGACGGCACCTTTCGCTTAGTTCACCAACTTGCACCCCAGGATATTGTGGTGGTCAAACCGGGCGAGCGAATCACGGCAGATGGTATCATTGTCTGCGGCCAAAGCGATGTGGACCAATCAATTCTCACCGGCGAACCAACCCGTTTTTTATGTGCAGAGGGCGATACGCTTTATGCCGGCAGTACCAATGGTCAAGGCTATTTAGAAATCAAAGTTGAGCGTCCCTATACCCAGTGGCAAATCAACCAAATCCAACAAATTCAGCAACAGGCTCAGCAGCGAAAATCTAACCAATTGCGACAGGCTGATATCATCGCACGCTATTTCGTTGCGGCGGTTCTTGCTATCGCTTTGTTTGCATTTATCTTCTGGTCATATCAAAGCGATATTGATAGCGCGATTTGGATCACTTTGGCCATTTTAGTGGCCACCTGCCCCTGCGCATTGGCTTTAGCTGCGCCCACAGCGCTCACCTGTGCCCAATCACAAATGCAGCGCTTAGGGCTATTGGTCAAACATCAGCAAGCGGTCGAAACCCTAAGCCAAGTGGATTGTTGGCTGATGGATAAAACCGGCACCCTCACACAAGGTGAGATGCAACTTGAAAGCCTGAATATTCTTGATTCGCGCTACAGTGAAGATGAGGTGCTAAATCTGATTGCGAATTTGGAGTCACATAGCCAACACCCTATCGCGACGGCATTTTCGCAAGTCCAACGTTCTGAGAGTCAATTTGAGCAACCGACAATTCATCCATCACAAGGTATTTCTGGCCTATTACATGGGCAGTGCTGGCGCTTTGGTCATGGAACGTGGCTACGCCAGTTCGTGACAGCGTCACTCAACACAAGCCAGTTGCACCTTTGCTGTGATGCAAAGCTTATTGCTAGTGTTACTCTTTGCGATCCCCTTCGCGCCGGGGCACAAACCTTCATTCATGAACTCAAGCAGCAATCGCGCTACATGCAGATTATCAGCGGCGACCACATATCACAGGTCGAAAAAATTGCAAAGCAGCTGGGGATATCGCGCTATCAAGGCAGCTGCACGCCCACACAAAAGCTTGAACAGCTCCAACAGCTTTCAACATCCTACATCACCGCCATGATTGGAGATGGCATCAATGATGCGCCTGTACTAGCTGGCGCTCATCTCTCTTTTGCCATGGCAGCAGGCACCGAGCTTAGCCAACAACAAGCCGACATCATTGTGCTCAATACCGACCTCAGCGCTATCGCTCACGCGGTACAACTAGCGAAGCGTACGCAACGAATTATGCGACAAAACACAGCATGGGCCATTGGCTACAACCTCACCGTATTGCCCCTGGCATTTATGGGCTTACTTGCCCCCTATATTGCGGTTATCGGTATGTCCGCAAGCTCACTCTTGGTGCTAATGAATTCACTTCGATTACTTCGAGCAAAACAGCTCACACAACCCATTAAGGCGGCCTCATTATGTCCAGCCTCTTTATCCTAA